The genomic segment gttttaaatacTCAAATTATTCAATacttttaaattatacataataggAGAAGAGGATTTCTACACCACGTACGTTATTACAGTTTCTGTTTGCGCATCGCTGGGAAAAAAATGAGTGATACATCCTATGAGTATAGGAAAGGGGTTTGTTTAGAGAGTTATGAACTTAGccttatttttcatttcttggcaaacaaaaaaaaccttATTTTTCATTACATTGTTTGCATTCACATGTTGAAGCCATATTAAACATTCTTATTGCAAGTTGATTTTGATATTGTCGGAGTTGCATCAACATAAGTTTGTAGTATTCAAACGAGATTGAATGTACATGGTGGAATAGTGAGAgttttttacaaaagaaaaaaaaatagtgagaGTTGTCTGAAGAGTAAATACAGAAAAAACGGATTTTGGAGTGGCTGGGACAAACACgacgtgtttttttttctgttagtAATATAAAGTAGTGTACAGTACAACTTGGATAAATGTCCCAAAGATAatgttaaccaaaaaaaatatcttgaaGAAAGACGTACCTGTCCTCATAACCTAAAGTAATTGTTAAACGTGTAGCCGGGTCTAAGGTTGAATGCGTCATAATAACACATTTTAAACCAAATCTGGTTATCAACTTATCAATTtgttttgccaaaaaaaaaaaagcttatcaAACTGTAGATATGGTTTTCTCTTTAATTAATTAACCCGAACAATCACTAGATTTcagataacttttaaaattaataaaaaaaatcaaatttagcaAGAGAAATAAAAATCGAACCGTCCCTATTGACTCATGTGTAGAGAGTTAATTGGGCAGTGAAGGAAGCAAGGGAAGATAGATAAACCTCAGCTCTTCCTCCATCGCTCTCTCTCTCGTCGCGTTTCACGTCTTGGGGCTGTTCTCCGGCGGCTGATCCCGTCGCTTCCTGTAGATCTAATCGAAGAAGTGAACAATTTCGTTGTAGATTTGATTCCTCCCAATCGTCCTAGGGTTTGTCCCTCCTTGATCTGTTGTTTACTGTGTTATCGTCCTCGTATGTCTTTGTGTTAGGGTTTGTGTATTGCTCATGAACTGGGGTGAATCTAATTGTTTCAGATGTAATtgttttttcaattttgtaGGGTTAGGTTTTAAGATACTGAGGATTGATCTTTGTTTAACTCAGTAATTGCATGGTTAatccaatgttttttttttgttttaagttgaCATgctaaagttcactatttttgGATTTAGGAATGTAGAGTTTCTTTATTGGTATGGGTGGTTTCTCAATTTGGAAACTTTAGCTAATGTGTTTGATGTAACCCAGGTGCATTCATTTAACTACTTTGACAAAAGGAAAATGTCCAATTACGAAGGGGATGCTCCGGCTGAGTACATGGAAGACGTAGATGATGAGATGGAAGATGTGGGAGATGATATGGATGAGGAGTTCCGTgccgatgatgatgatgacgatctCGCTGCTTCTGATTCTGACGTCGAGGAATTTGACTACTCCGTATGTTTGTTGGTTAATCTAATTTGTTGTCTCTATGCTCCCTTTTTAACTCTTCTTTCCCTAACTTATGCTTTCGTGTTTCAGAATAATAAAATAGCTGATACCTCGGCAGAGCAAGCTCGGAAAGGGAAAGATATCCAGGGGATTCCTTGGGATAGGCTTAGTATTTCTAGAGAGAAATACAGACAAACTAGGTTAGAGCAGTATAAGAACTATGAAAACGTCCCCAACTCCGGTGAATCATCAGAAAAAGTATAGACTTGTTATCCTCTGATCCTCCGTTGCTTGTGAAGAGTTAAGGTTTGCACAGATACTTAATGTGtcattgtattttctttttcaggtTTGCAAGGTCACACAGAAAGGGGGAAAATTCTATGAATTTTGGCGGAATTCAAGATCTATCAAATCTACTATACTTCATTTCCaggttctttttcttttatattgaGAGTTCTTTAGCCTATTTGGACTAGTTGATTGTTTTTGACATGGTACTTGAGGACATAACATTTATCTAATACTAACAAAATCTCCATTTGATCAAGAATCTTTTTGGGTTTCACAGTTGAGGAATTTGGTGTGGGCAACTTCCAAGCACGACGTGTATCTTATGTCAAACTTCCTGCTGACACATTATTCTTCTCTAACTTCCGGAAAGAAGGAAGTTCTCAACGTCCGCGGTCATGTTGCACCATCTGAGGTTAGTTCTTTTCCCGAATGTAAAGTTCAAACATACTTGTGTAAACTATAGTAGAATAATTTGATTCTGAGttgcttttttgtttcttgtttggTGCACTCAGAAACATCCTGGGAGTTTGCTGGAAGGTTTTACGCAGACTCAAGTGAGTACACTTGCAGTGAAAGACGACTTTCTAGTTGCTGGTGGATTTCAAGGGGAACTTATTTGCAAAGTAAGACTATATTTTCGATTTAAGGATTAGTCTTACTTAGTACGGGTATTCTCGTTGACGAGCCACATTTGTTTCCACTTGCCACATTGGTTCAGCATCTTGATAGACCTGGCGTCAGCTTTTGCTCTCGTACCACTTATGATGATAATGCTATTACCAATGCTATTGAGATCTACAACAAATCCAGGTATTTGCTCGTCTTTTGCTTGAGGGTCCAGATAAAATTGTTGGAGTCATTGCTTCTAACGGCGTTTTTTGTCTTCTTCATACAGTGGCGCCCTTCATTTTACTGCCTCGAATAATGACTGTGGAGTTAGAGATTTTGACATGGAGAGATACCAGCTTGTCAAGCATTTTCGTTTTCCTTGGCCAGTGAATGTAAAGTCCTTGCTTCTTTCATGGTTTTACTTGTGTTTTAGCGTAAATCTGATCTTATCAAATCCAAGTAATATTAGTACAGGTGAACTGAATCATCTAACAAAATGTGTTCTTTTGTTTTCCATTTGTTGGTACAGCACGCATCTTTGAGTCCTAATGGTAAATTACTGGCTATTGTCGGGGACAATCCGGAGGGCCTTATAGTTGACCCCAACACCGGAAAGGTACTTATTTGCGTGACCATGGAATCAAGTGTGTAAATTAGTCTCAGATGCTTGGTCACAGCATGTGATTTGTAATGTCCAAATCTTTGGAATGTCCTCTACAGACGCTGGAAACACTATCAGGACATGTGGACTATTCCTTTGCCTCGGCGTGGCATCCTGACGGATTCACTTTCTCTACTGGAAACCAGGACAAGACCTGCCGTGTATGGGATATCCGTAACCTATCTCAATCCGTCGCTGTCTTGAAGGGTAACCTTGGAGCGATCCGGTCAATTCGCTACACATCCGATGGGAAATACATGGCTACGGCTGAACCAGCCGACTTTGTCCATGTCTATGACGTCTCAAAGGGTTATGAAAGAGAACAGGAAATCGACTTCTTCGGGGAGATCTCTGGAATATCGTTCAGCCCTGACACAGAGGCGCTCTTCATTGGAGTATGGGACCGCACTTACGGTAGCTTACTTGAGTATCATCGGCGCAGGAACTATTCCTATCTCGATTCGTTTCTTTAAGCGAGAAGATATACACAACCCgttcaacaaataaaaaagagcTCGTACAGCAACCGGTGAACACAATAGAAGCACCATAAACGTGTTGTGCAAGTGCTAGTAGTTAGTGTCTTTTGTGTACTTTACCGGCTCATGTGTTGTATACTTATGTCTGGTCTTCTAAAGCTTCAAACTCGTTCAAGATGTGTACAGAAAGAGCTAGCTCTGTGGTGGGACAGactagtacttggttatggtgcTGAAGCTGGACCCTGGTTCTCTGTTTGGTGGCTTGTGtgtcttttctcttctttgtaTTTGTGATTGTTGTAGGAATTCGAGTGTTAAAAGATACTTTTGAGTTGGTTCTGAGTTTAGAATGTGGGAGATGCTTTAACTAAACTATGTTATTTCTTGCTCGTTTCAATTCGATCAATTCGATCGTAGCCTTAATAATAACAGTACTAAGTTATTATCTCTAGCTAGTAAATAGCGATAATGGAATGAATGTATATGCTAGTAAATAGCGATAATGGAATGAATGTATATTTTGACATTGTTTCTTGTAGTATATGCTCTGAATTCTTAACTGGAAATCTGGGTAAATAAAAATGTTTGGTAACACAACATGAACGGTGAAGTCTAGGGACTGTTTTCAAGTTGGTATAACTAATCGTGAAGCAGGAGAGCCCTGGAGGAGCAATAGCCGAAGTATGAAGACGAGCAAGATCAACTGTGTCAAGAAATAGAAACTGGACTTGCATGCTTTCCCCAACATGTTTCCACGGTTTGGTTCAGAATCTTCAGCCAGAGAATGTACCTTGTTCGGTTGTTCTTTCAGTACTTGTAGTGATGAACTCAGAGATCTTGTGAGTACCAAGTGATGGATTTCAGCTTCGATCTTTCTCTGGAAAATGACTTCAAGTTCAGATTCAATTTTTGAATATTCAAGTTCTTGGATCCTGGCTTCCTTTGCATCGAGATCAGCTCTAGCATCCTCGAGTTTGTGTTGGAGATGTTTTACCTTCTGCTTCAAGATCAGTGCCTGTGATCCTGAGGATGTTGACTTCTCTTCTCTACAAGTTTCCTTACCGAGCTCCTGGAAATTTTTAAGCTCTGCACATGTTTCACCCCCAGAGTTAGTTtagatatatcatataataagTGTCCTTTAGGACAATGCAACACTGGAAACTATGGTCTTGTGTGCATACCTTTCCAAAGAGCGTCATGCAGAGCTGCAAGATGCTTGATAGAATCTGCAATTTGATCCTTGTCTGCCCAATAATTGTTGTTTTTCTTACTCTCCTTATCTTCATCTTGTTCTCCGTTCTCGCTTCTGCTATATGTTTGGACTTCCTTCCTCTCATCGTTCTCTCCGTGGTTCTTCGCAGCAGAAACTGCACCACTCGAGAACACAAAATCACTACTTCTCAAGTCAGAATCCATGCTTGAACAAGGCTTTTGGCTTGCATTCTTGATGGTATCCCTCCAGATCTTCCCTTGGCTACCCGAAACAATCTTCTCTCCTCCTACATTCTTTGTAGCTATGGAGTTACCACTAAgctcttcttcactcttctcAAAACCTTGGCCTAcattaaacataaaacctgGACCGGTACTAAATCCGTTTGCAGCTAAAccttgaagatgatgatggacCGCCATGTTCACAGACCCAACAGAGCCTTCACTACTCTGCCTAGCTTCAACGGAAGACAAGTCTACATGTTTCAAAGGAGGATTCGCCAAACCAGTCAATCCACGCTTCAGCAATTTACTACCATCATCACCAGCAggtgtagtagtagtagtagtagtagccTCGTCCTTCACAGGACCATCTCTTTTGATCCTTCTCCATTTCTTCAAACCAAAACCTTTCCTCGTCGGAGTTTCGACCTTTAAACTATCAACGCTGTTCGATCGTTGAGGTGATCCATTTGCAGATGATCTGTGATTCACAACCTCATGATGATCAACAGGGACTGAACCACCATTGTTTTCCACAGATTCAGGGACTGAGTGATGCATTCCT from the Raphanus sativus cultivar WK10039 unplaced genomic scaffold, ASM80110v3 Scaffold0680, whole genome shotgun sequence genome contains:
- the LOC108859141 gene encoding uncharacterized WD repeat-containing protein C2A9.03 codes for the protein MSNYEGDAPAEYMEDVDDEMEDVGDDMDEEFRADDDDDDLAASDSDVEEFDYSNNKIADTSAEQARKGKDIQGIPWDRLSISREKYRQTRLEQYKNYENVPNSGESSEKVCKVTQKGGKFYEFWRNSRSIKSTILHFQLRNLVWATSKHDVYLMSNFLLTHYSSLTSGKKEVLNVRGHVAPSEKHPGSLLEGFTQTQVSTLAVKDDFLVAGGFQGELICKHLDRPGVSFCSRTTYDDNAITNAIEIYNKSSGALHFTASNNDCGVRDFDMERYQLVKHFRFPWPVNHASLSPNGKLLAIVGDNPEGLIVDPNTGKTLETLSGHVDYSFASAWHPDGFTFSTGNQDKTCRVWDIRNLSQSVAVLKGNLGAIRSIRYTSDGKYMATAEPADFVHVYDVSKGYEREQEIDFFGEISGISFSPDTEALFIGVWDRTYGSLLEYHRRRNYSYLDSFL
- the LOC108859140 gene encoding WPP domain-interacting protein 3, translated to MTIDARNSLASSVTSQRERSLLYSKSGMHHSVPESVENNGGSVPVDHHEVVNHRSSANGSPQRSNSVDSLKVETPTRKGFGLKKWRRIKRDGPVKDEATTTTTTTPAGDDGSKLLKRGLTGLANPPLKHVDLSSVEARQSSEGSVGSVNMAVHHHLQGLAANGFSTGPGFMFNVGQGFEKSEEELSGNSIATKNVGGEKIVSGSQGKIWRDTIKNASQKPCSSMDSDLRSSDFVFSSGAVSAAKNHGENDERKEVQTYSRSENGEQDEDKESKKNNNYWADKDQIADSIKHLAALHDALWKELKNFQELGKETCREEKSTSSGSQALILKQKVKHLQHKLEDARADLDAKEARIQELEYSKIESELEVIFQRKIEAEIHHLVLTRSLSSSLQVLKEQPNKVHSLAEDSEPNRGNMLGKACKSSFYFLTQLILLVFILRLLLLQGSPASRLVIPT